A single genomic interval of Eptesicus fuscus isolate TK198812 chromosome 10, DD_ASM_mEF_20220401, whole genome shotgun sequence harbors:
- the KCNK17 gene encoding potassium channel subfamily K member 17 — MCGRRARAASQGRAQCCALPGTVLLLLAYLAYLALGTGVFWMLESPAAQASKARFKRDKWALLRNFTCLDGPALDSLIRGIIHAYQTGDIVLGNTTSMGRWKIMDSFFFSVSTITTIGYGNLSPHTMAARLFCIFFALVGIPLNLVVLNHLGHLMQQSVHRCARRLGGAWQDPAKARWLTGSGALLSGLLLFLLLPPLLFSHMEGWSYVEGFYFAFITLSTVGFGDYVIGMDPSRQYPLWYKNTVSLWILFGMAWLALIIKLILSLMETRGRSYSCCHHSSKGDFKPRSWRQGPEGEAEPHSPRPGCYPEGPVGARQHSEASTQVSRCGKQS; from the exons ATGTGCGGACGGCGAGCCCGGGCAGcgtcccagggcagggcccagtGCTGCGCCCTGCCGGGCACCGTGCTCCTGCTCCTCGCCTACCTGGCCTACCTGGCCCTGGGCACCGGCGTGTTCTGGATGCTGGAGAGCCCCGCGGCGCAGGCCTCCAAGGCGAGGTTCAAGCGCGACAAGTGGGCGCTGCTGCGGAACTTCACGTGCCTGGACGGCCCGGCGCTGGACTCGCTGATCCGG gGCATCATCCACGCGTACCAAACTGGGGACATCGTCCTGGGCAATACCACCAGCATGGGGCGCTGGAAGATCATGGACTCCTTCTTCTTTTCCgtgtccaccatcaccaccattg GCTACGGCAACCTGAGCCCCCACACGATGGCCGCCCGCCTCTTCTGCATCTTCTTTGCTCTGGTGGGGATCCCGCTCAACCTCGTGGTGCTCAACCACTTGGGGCACCTCATGCAGCAGAGTGTGCACCGCTGTGCCCGCAGGCTGGGGGGCGCCTGGCAG GACCCGGCCAAGGCCCGCTGGCTGACGGGCTCGGGCGCCCTCCTCTCgggcctcctgctcttcctgctgctgccgcccctgctcTTCTCCCACATGGAGGGCTGGAGCTACGTGGAAGGCTTCTACTTCGCCTTCATCACCCTCAGCACCGTGGGCTTCGGCGACTACGTGATCG GGATGGACCCCTCCCGGCAGTACCCACTGTGGTACAAGAACACAGTGTCCCTGTGGATCCTCTTTGGGATGGCGTGGCTGGCCCTGATCATCAAACTGATCCTCTCCCTGATGGAGACCCGGGGGAGATCATATTCCTGCTGCCACCACAGCTCCAAGGGGGACTTCAAGCCCCGAAgctggaggcagggcccagaGGGGGAGGCCGAGCCCCACTCCCCACGGCCAGGCTGCTATCCGGAGGGGCctgtgggagccaggcagcattCGGAAGCCTCGACTCAGGTCTCACGCTGTGGGAAGCAGAGCTAG
- the KCNK16 gene encoding potassium channel subfamily K member 16 produces MPHAGLCSCWGGRLLPLLLVYVCYLLLGATIFQLLEKQAEAQSRDQFQFEKLRFLENYTCLDQRALEQFVQVIMEAWVKGVNPKGNSTNPSNWDFGSSFFFAGTVVTTIGYGNLAPSTEAGQVFCVFYALVGIPLNVIFLNHLGTGLRGHLTTLERWEDQPRRSQVLQVLGLALFLTLGTLVILVFPPMVFSQVEGWSFSEGFYFAFITLSTIGFGDYVVGTDPSKHYISVYRSLAAIWILLGLAWLALVLPLGPLLLHRCSQLWLLSRGLRLKEGEVPEANGLPRPQKIPTSA; encoded by the exons ATGCCCCACGCTGGGCTCTGCAGCTGCTGGGGCGGCcggctgctgcccctgctgctggTCTATGTCTGCTACCTGCTGCTCGGCGCCACCATCTTCCAGCTGCTGGAGAAGCAGGCGGAGGCTCAGTCCCGGGACCAGTTCCAGTTTGAGAAGCTGCGCTTCCTGGAGAACTACACCTGCCTGGACCAGCGGGCCCTGGAGCAGTTCGTGCAG GTCATCATGGAAGCCTGGGTGAAGGGCGTGAACCCCAAAGGCAACTCCACCAACCCCAGCAACTGGGACTTCGGCAGCAGTTTCTTCTTTGCAGGCACGGTCGTCACCACCATAG gatatGGGAACCTGGCACCCAGCACCGAGGCAGGCCAGGTCTTCTGTGTCTTCTACGCCCTGGTGGGCATCCCCCTCAACGTGATCTTCCTCAACCACCTGGGCACAGGGCTGCGTGGCCACCTGACCACACTGGAGAGGTGGGAGGACCAGCCCAGACGCTCCCAG gtccTGCAGGTCCTGGGCCTGGCTCTGTTCCTGACCCTGGGGACGCTGGTCATTCTCGTCTTCCCGCCCATGGTCTTCAGCCAAGTGGAGGGCTGGAGCTTCAGCGAGGGTTTCTACTTTGCCTTCATCACTCTCAGCACCATCGGCTTCGGGGACTATGTTGTCG GCACGGACCCCAGCAAGCATTACATCTCGGTGTACCGGAGCCTGGCGGCCATCTGGATCCTCCTGGGCCTGGCGTGGCTGGCGCTGGTCCTCCCATTGGGTCCCCTGCTTCTGCACAGGTGCTCGCAGCTCTGGCTGCTCAGCAGGGGCCTCCGCCTCAAGGAAGGGGAAGTTCCTGAGGCCAATGGGCTCCCCAGACCTCAGAAGATCCCCACCTCTGcatga